One Drechmeria coniospora strain ARSEF 6962 chromosome 01, whole genome shotgun sequence genomic region harbors:
- a CDS encoding mannosyltransferase: protein MALFSARQRSKPPNYLRDIITIRLINAWWLATFFQPDEYFQSLEPAWRLAFGPQSGAWMTWEWHHQLRSSLHPALFSAAYLLADKLSTVMPPSNPIRAAVVMAAPRTLQAVIAGLGDWFTWQLAAKIYGSDSIVSYFALFLQIFSPWQWYVSTRTFSNSLEMTLTAMALYYWPWNLLAAAARAKENPKGPDPLGSLWRLRLSLCLAALAAVLRPTNVLIWATVVVVAFTRVTLKGPSPLTWPVALKLCREAVVCGSVVLALSAASDRLYFGFWTFPAYNFLHFNISKSLAVFYGRNPWHYYLVQGIPLLCTTSLPFAVGGLCKPSARDPNQFNTAKTLSYTVFTMVAALSLISHKEVRFIYPLLPILNVLAAPFAASFFSSPPPPTASSKSAAPQARLRNKPYLLAALGINLLLASYLTFSHQRAPLGVLSYLRQEYERIHPASAQLAHATRRAPETEDEFFALFLMPCHSTPWRSHLVYPGLGAYALTCEPPLHTQPNTAEREEYRDEADRFYDDPIRFLTTELFAPQRKMRIPRYIIGFEGVEPWLHEFLDTPAGVALGINMTTVWSASNGLFSEDWRRAGRVLVWDTGVYENAPPPLLKRKVAVPS from the exons ATGGCGCTCTTCTCCGCCCGACAAAGATCCAAGCCTCCCAACTACCTCCGcgacatcatcaccatccgTCTCATCAACGCCTGGTGGCTCGCCACCTTCTTCCAGCCGGATGAGTACTTTCAGTCTCTCGAGCCCGCCTGGCGCCTCGCCTTTGGACCCCAGAGCGGCGCCTGGATGACCTGG GAATGGCACCATCAGCTGCGCTCCTCGCTCCATCCCGCcctcttctccgccgcctacctgctcgccgacaagctgTCGACGGTGATGCCCCCCAGCAACCCcatccgcgccgccgtcgtcatggccgccccCAGGACCCTGCAGGCCGTCATCGCTGGCCTGGGCGACTGGTTCACCTggcagctcgccgccaagATTTACGGATCGGACAGCATCGTCTCCTACTTCGCC CTCTTTCTGCAGATATTCAGCCCTTGGCAGTGGTACGTCTCCACGCGGACCTTTTCAAACTCTCTCGAGATGACCCTCACCGCCATGGCCCTCTACTACTGGCCCTGGAATctcctggccgccgccgcacggGCAAAGGAGAACCCCAAAGGACCGGACCCCCTGGGCAGCCTGTGGCGCCTCCGTCTGTCGCTGTGccttgccgccctcgccgccgtcctgcggCCCACGAATGTCTTGATCTGGGCcactgtcgtcgtcgtcgccttcaccAGGGTCACCCTGAAGGGACCTTCGCCCTTGACCTGGCCCGTCGCCTTGAAGCTATGCAGGGAAGCCGTCGTTTGCGGATCTGTCGTCCTCGCCTTGTCGGCTGCATCCGACCGCCTCTACTTTGGCTTCTGGACATTTCCGGCCTACAACTTCCTCCACTTCAACATCTCCAAGTCTCTCGCCGTCTTCTACGGCCGCAATCCCTGGCATTACTACCTTGTGCAGGGCATTCCCCTGCTCTGCACCACCAGCCTCCCCTTTGCTGTCGGCGGTCTGTGCAAGCCTTCCGCCCGCGATCCGAACCAGTTCAACACCGCCAAGACATTGTCCTACACCGTCTTCACCATGGTCGCCGCCCTGTCGCTCATATCTCACAAGGAGGTCCGCTTCATctaccccctcctcccgATTCTCAATGTTCTCGCCGCCCCCTTTGCCGCCTCGTTCTTCTCATCGCCGCCCCCTCCAACCGCCTCGTCCAAGTCGGCCGCCCCCCAAGCCCGCCTCCGTAACAAGCCAtatctcctcgccgccctcggcatcaACCTCTTGCTCGCCAGCTACCTCACCTTTTCGCACCAGCGTGCGCCCCTCGGCGTCCTGTCGTACCTCCGCCAGGAGTACGAGCGCATACATCCTGCCTCTGCCCAGCTCGCCCACGCCACTCGCCGAGCGCCCGAGACCGAGGATGAGTTCTTCGCTCTCTTCCTCATGCCCTGCCACTCGACGCCATGGCGATCCCATCTCGTCTAccccggcctcggcgcctaTGCTCTCACTTGCGAACCGCCCCTGCACACGCAGCCAAACACGGCCGAGAGAGAAGAGTACCGTGACGAGGCGGATCGATTCTACGACGACCCTATCCGCTTCCTGACGACCGAGCTCTTTGCGCCTCAGAGAAAGATGCGTATCCCGCGCTACATCATCGGATTTGAAGGCGTCGAGCCATGGCTGCATGAATTTTTGGACACCCCAGCAGGCGTGGCCCTGGGAATCAACATGACGACGGTGTGGAGTGCCTCGAACGGCCTGTTCAGCGAAGACTGGCGTCGCGCGGGCAGAGTGCTCGTATGGGACACGGGCGTCTACGAAAACGCCCCCCCGCCGCTTCTGAAGCGAAAGGTGGCGGTCCCGAGTTGA
- a CDS encoding GPI biosynthesis protein Pig-F, with protein MPPLRPPTSKAIQYAVTRYQSKSNRPAYHHNPTPTYRPPSTSSPPLGGARTSPQPSRVAPFPLITVVPFIAVPLMPLGSEASEPEPTSRRTIDARPTDAPTRLNDHDDGYRPPRLPAPGRVRVRRRARIRTVAALNGSTASSRVRSDAAVPSRPPLAFPLASEQRQTSAASSGPDASCRYRTDCRQPISCLISHVAAPTRRVANRVEPCRGSSPAESAPMASAIPTPNQAGHPSPAAPPGATPTSPQNKRDLRSWWKSFKLPSKHQGPAAAHPGTHRRGAAAVDATEYRPAGRSASIRSLSRPARNVCFGVCACSSRYSPPPFLIRMASAATANLVIAESKTPGIFGVPLRNSIPYANVAISLVDENGESYIYGYVPIVVAKCGVFLKEKGEYITLAPPPPPPPAAVSMPNWPLATGVEGIFRLSGSEKRIKELKLVFDSPDRYGKGLAWDGYTVHDAANVLRRYLNDLPEPVVPLDLYQRFRDPLRGATKQAVGDAEGPQFVDNFDKDAAIIEYQQLITELPPLNKQLLLYILDLLAVFAAKSDENRMNSQNLAAIFQPGMLSHPTHAMAPEEYRLNQCVLIFLIENQDHFLIGMQGTAADETTMKEVESGTPSVGALSPKLATASDGLERSSSNASAGANSVRRDGQLRRNRSVASGHSRQDGGSTPGSPALAAPTPTGGLGRSNTVPSKKSPALAGNKFKKQQLHSGHHSPAHVEPMTPVRPSPASNQARGSSSTGPTANPAIRSVDPVAPSDRSEERLSEGPQEPPTAPTTKDRNLQGLFQRTPTADGGDRRLPKKLKKKRIPGSLSQSAQSSSASLTPSNTASPAVEMANPMEAMHPINESVAQPTRSTPQAAPQHSAEADTQQPTPSKQTSDVSSDLTPRASHLASNSGLHPEGTLRSRKSPPTSIHSSFNESSDLDQQFGDEQPPRTAESAEKEKKRRWRMSRSGKDDHVASTSSVATPPLVSNIGSNHTAEMSTTSVCSGASRAPKSVTNDSSEPTTVASAEGQTSQDGKEESKGPIGWIRSKYREAKGNVEQRRTKSPPAMSNRQVISDVLHPNEARDDEKSSEMRGGESSTPKVTPVDVCKEASAVVPGDGGKTITDATAEPPKQQHLADAATNDSKAVVAADARLAPVPEHDAEESAAPADATQPDARTPRQE; from the exons ATGCCGCCACTGCGACCACCTACAAGCAAAGCAATACAGTACGCTGTTACAAGGTATCAATCA AAGTCCAACCGACCTGCCTACCACCACAATCCCACACCCACCTACCGCCCACCCTCCACTTCCTCACCACCTCTGGGAGGCGCGCGCACCTCACCGCAACCCTCTCGCGTCGCTCCTTTCCCCCTCATCACCGTCGTCCCCTTCATCGCCGTTCCCCTCATGCCGCTCGGTTCCGAA GCGAGCGAGCCTGAGCCGACGAGCCGACGCACCATCGACGCACGCCCGACCGACGCACCCACCCGCCTAAACGATCACGACGACGGCTACCGGCCACCACGGTTGCCTGCACCGGGACGGGTACGGGTGCGGCGACGCGCTCGAATACGCACCGTCGCTGCGCTGAACGGAAGCACCGCCAGCAGCCGCGTACgatccgacgccgccgttccGTCTCGCCCACCACTCGCATTCCCACTTGCCTCCGAGCAACGACAgacctcggccgcttcgtcggGGCCCGACGCGAGCTGCCGATATCGAACCGACTGCAGGCAGCCTATCAGTTGCCTCATCTcccacgtcgccgccccgaCCAGGCGTGTGGCGAATCGAGTCGAACCGTGTCGAGGTAGCTCGCCTGCCGAGAGTGCACCCATGGCTTCGGCCATCCCTACCCCGAACCAAGCCGGccatccgtcgccggccgcacCGCCTGGTGCCACGCCCACCTCGCCCCAGAATAAGCGCGATCTGAGGTCGTGGTGGAAGAGCTTCAAGCTGCCTTCGAAGCACCAAGGGCCCGCAG CTGCACACCCCGGCACGCATCGCAGAGGCgcggctgccgtcgatgcgACGGAATACCGCCCAGCGGGCCGTTCTGCGTCCATCCGCTCCTTGTCCCGTCCCGCACGAAACGTCTGCTTTGGCGTCTGCGCCTGCTCGAGCCGCtactctcctcctccttttCTCATCCGCATGGCCTCGGCTGCAACCGCTAACCTGGTCATCGCAGAATCCAAGACGCCGGGAATATTCGGCGTTCCCCTGCGAAACAGCATTCCGTACGCCAATGTCGCCATATCCCTCGTTGATGAGAATGGCGAAAGCTACATCTACGGCTATGTCCCCATCGTCGTGGCCAAGTGCGGCGTTTTCCTCAAGGAAAAGGGTGAGTACATCActctcgccccccccccccccccccccccggccgcCGTGAGCATGCCTAACTGGCCCCTAGCtaccggcgtcgagggcatcTTCCGTCTGAGCGGCTCCGAGAAGCGCATCAAGGAGCTCAAGCTGGTCTTCGATTCGCCCGATCGCTACGGCAAGGGACTCGCCTGGGATGGATACACCGttcacgacgccgccaacgTGCTCCGCCGGTACCTCAACGACCTTCCCGAACCCGTCGTGCCCTTGGATCTGTACCAGAGATTTCGTGACCCCCTCCGTGGGGCGACGAAGCAAGCGGTCGGTGATGCCGAAGGCCCGCAGTTTGTCGACAACTTCGACAAGGACGCGGCAATAATAGAGTACCAACAGCTCATCACGGAGCTGCCTCCGCTCAACAAGCAGCTTCTGCTCTACATCCTCGACCTTCTCGCCGTCTTTGCCGCGAAATCGGACGAGAACCGGATGAACTCGCAGAAtctcgccgccatcttccAGCCCGGCATGCTATCCCACCCCACCCACGCCATGGCTCCCGAGGAGTACAGGCTGAACCAGTGTGTCCTCATCTTCTTGATCGAGAACCAGGACCATTTCCTCATCGGCATGCAAgggaccgccgccgacgagacgaccATGAAGGAGGTCGAATCGGGAACCCCGTCGGTCGGAGCGCTCTCCCCGAAGCTGGCCACCGCATcggacggcctcgagagGTCGTCCTCCAACGCCAGCGCCGGCGCCAACAGTGTCCGGCGGGATGGCCAGCTGCGCAGAAACCGATCGGTCGCCTCCGGACACTCGCGgcaggacggcggcagcacccCCGGCAGCCCGGCActggcggcgccgacgcccacGGGCGGCTTGGGTAGGAGCAACACCGTCCCGTCAAAGAAGTCGCCCGCCTTGGCAGGGAACAAGTTCAAGAAGCAGCAGCTCCATAGCGGCCACCATTCCCCGGCTCATGTGGAGCCCATGACGCCTGTtcgcccgtcgcccgcctcgaACCAAGCCCgaggctcgtcctcgacggggCCAACGGCGAATCCGGCGATTCGTTCCGTCGATCCTGTCGCTCCGTCGGACCGGAGTGAGGAGAGGTTGTCCGAGGGGCCGcaggagccgccgacggcgccgacaacGAAGGACCGGAACCTGCAGGGCTTGTTCCAGcgaacgccgacggccgacggtggcgacaGGAGACTGCCGAAGAAGCTGAAGAAGAAGCGGATACCGGGAAGCCTCAGTCAAAGCGCCCAGAGTTCCAGTGCGTCCCTGACGCCCTCGAACACGGCGTCGCCCGCGGTGGAGATGGCGAATCCCATGGAGGCGATGCATCCCATCAACGAATCCGTTGCCCAACCGACGAGAAGCACGCCGCAGGCCGCCCCTCAACATTCCGCCGAAGCGGACACGCAAcagccgacgccgtcgaagcAAACGAGCGATGTGTCGTCCGACCTGACGCCACGCGCATCCCATCTTGCTTCGAACAGCGGCCTCCACCCCGAGGGTACTCTGCGAAGCAGAAAGTCTCCACCAACCTCCATACACTCGTCATTCAACGAGAGCTCCGACCTGGATCAACAATTCGGCGATGAACAACCGCCGCGGACGGCGGAGAGCGCCGAAAAGGAAAAGAAGCGGCGGTGGCGAATGTCGAGGAGTGGAAAGGATGATCATGTTGCTTCCACAAGCTCCGTGGCCACGCCTCCGTTGGTGTCGAACATTGGCTCCAACCACACGGCGGAGATGAGCACGACGTCCGTTTGCAGCGGAGCCAGCAGGGCCCCCAAGAGCGTCACGAATGATAGctcggagccgacgacggtcgcCAGCGCCGAAGGGCAGACGAGCCAAGATGGAAAGGAAGAGTCCAAAGGACCCATCGGCTGGATAAGGAGCAAGTACCgcgaggccaagggcaaCGTCGAGCAGAGACGGACCAAGTCGCCCCCAGCCATGTCAAACCGTCAAGTCATCAGCGATGTCCTCCACCCGAACGAGGCGCGCGACGATGAGAAGTCGTCAGAAATGCGAGGGGGGGAGAGTTCGACGCCGAAAGTCACGCCGGTGGACGTTTGCAAAGAAGCATCGGCCGTGGTCCCCGGAGACGGCGGCAAAACAATCACCGATGCCACGGCGGAGCCCCCAAAGCAACAACATCTGGCAGACGCGGCAACGAATGATTccaaggccgtcgtggcggccGATGCTAGGCTTGCGCCTGTGCCTGagcacgacgccgaggagtcCGCGGCCCCTGCAGATGCCACTCAGCCGGACGCCCGCACTCCCAGACAGGAGTAG
- a CDS encoding Serine/threonine-protein kinase: MTSQHDVPPSSSRRSNGRNIGQFVIDKEIGKGSFAQVYMGWHKESKAAVAIKSVELARLNKKLKENLYGEIQILKSLRHPHIVALHDCVESSTHINLIMEYCELGDLSLFIKKRDKLITHAATHEMARKYPVAPNSGLHEVVIRHFLKQLVSALEFLRSRNYVHRDVKPQNLLLLPPQSFRDRGRFHIMSASQDSLIPCAGLESLPMLKLADFGFARVLPSTSLADTLCGSPLYMAPEILRYERYDAKADLWSVGTVLYEMVTGRPPFRARNHVELLRKIEAAEDVIKFPREVVVTADMKALIRALLKRSPVERLSFENFFAHPVVTGDIPGLIEDDVPKLSRRELETIPQGEALPTASSPVAPARSNSQRHTSAEPPRSPREQQPRSPQTGNPGDVRYRRQSGDVPRLAQSPRGGGGEGLGIRRPSPQYATSAPNYVPQLSSRPSRERVLSHGTAPSEARRHNAVAAASRHVAAEDQAAQDVMFERDYVVVERRHVEVNALADELAANQAPHGSKGTQMVRRSTQQGAPTSTTGAVSSAPASQTALVAQGRAGQGRRASFDKALASSPNSASSAISKAIQDASLRLFGFKVAPVRAAQGHSPPMYQPFPAYPTPSAPVALIGDGRGSSQLVDEDVRAKDAMEEYAERSDCVYGFAEVKYKQLVPLAPSMDHGLGGVTADQLAEEEDGLTVEAVVSLSEEALVLYVKSLALLARAMDIASVWWTKKSRGGSSTGASAAVSEQVTQKINAIVQWVRQRFNEVLEKSEIVRLRLTEAQRLLPPDHPSHPSNHGEDSFATSSGSSAKQVFLTPGISAEMLMYDRALEMSRAAAIDEVTNENLAGCKISYVTAIRMLEAVLEADDGSSSRMAVSAGKEAARGTKERDGDLDSDEEAHVRKMIKMITARLASVTKKQQMIDEANSKEQQAQLQAPQRQSGDVTPRSVPSYGST, translated from the exons ATGACGAGTCAACACGATGTCCCACCCTCCAGCTCCCGGAGGTCGAATGGGCGGAACATCGGGCAGTTCGTCATCGACAAGGAGATTGGTAAAGGCAGCTTTGCCCAGGTATACATGGGTTGGCACAAG GAATCCAAAGCCGCCGTTGCCATCAAATCCGTCGAACTCGCTCGGCTGAACAAAAAGCTCAAGGAGAATCTCTATGGCGAGATCCAGATTCTCAAGTCCCTCCGCCATCCTcacatcgtcgccctccatGACTGCGTCGAATCCTCGACCCACATCAACCTCATCATGGAGTACTGCGAGCTCGGAGATCTGTCCTTGTTCATCAAGAAGCGGGACAAGCTCATCACGCATGCGGCCACGCACGAAATGGCCCGCAAGTACCCCGTTGCCCCCAACTCTGGTCTGCACGAGGTCGTCATTCGCCATTTCCTCAAGCAGCTGGTCAGTGCCCTCGAGTTCCTGAGGAGCAGAAACTACGTCCATCGAGACGTGAAGCCGCAAAATTTACTCCTCCTGCCGCCTCAGTCCTTCCGGGACCGGGGCCGCTTCCACATCATGTCGGCCAGCCAGGACTCGCTGATACCCTGTGCCGGCCTCGAGTCGCTGCCGATGCTGAAGCTTGCCGACTTTGGTTTCGCCCGCGTCCTgccctcgacctcgttgGCCGACACCCTTTGCGGCTCGCCCTTGTACATGGCGCCTGAGATCCTTCGCTACGAACGATACGATGCCAAGGCCGATCTGTGgtccgtcggcaccgtcctcTACGAAATGGTCACCGGCCGACCTCCCTTCCGCGCGAGGAACCATGTGGAGCTGCTGAGGAAgatcgaggcggccgaggatgtcATCAAGTTCCCCCGCGAAGTTGTCGTCACCGCCGATATGAAAGCCCTCATACGGGCGCTGCTCAAGAGAAGTCCGGTGGAACGGCTCAGCTTCGAGAACTTCTTCGCCCATCCCGTCGTTACTGGCGACATTCCAGGCTTGATCGAGGATGACGTGCCGAAGCTGTCGAGGAGGGAGCTGGAGACGATCCCGCAGGGTGAAGCCCTCCCCACCGCCTCCTCTCCCGTCGCCCCTGCGCGATCGAATTCCCAACGCCACACCAGTGCCGAGCCGCCTAGATCTCCCCGAGAGCAGCAGCCGCGGTCGCCACAGACCGGTAATCCAGGTGACGTCCGGTACCGCCGACAATCGGGCGACGTTCCGCGGCTCGCCCAGTctcctcgcggcggcggcggcgaaggtTTGGGCATCCGGCGACCGTCCCCCCAGTATGCGACTTCGGCGCCAAACTACGTGCCGCAGCTGAGCAGCAGGCCATCGCGTGAGAGGGTCTTGTCTCATGGCACGGCTCCGTCGGAGGCACGCAGGCATAatgccgtcgctgccgcgAGTCGCCAtgttgccgccgaggaccaGGCCGCGCAGGATGTCATGTTCGAGAGGGACTACGTCGTTGTCGAAAGGCGACACGTCGAAGTCAAcgctctcgccgacgagctggccgCAAATCAAGCGCCTCACGGGTCGAAGGGAACGCAGATGGTTCGCAGAAGCACGCAGCAGGGCGCTCCGACGTCCACGACGGGTGCCGTTTCTTCCGCCCCGGCGTCTCAGACCGCCCTGGTCGCGCAGGGGCGAGCTGGCCAGGGACGACGGGCGTCTTTTGACAAGGCGCTTGCCTCGAGTCCAAACTCGGCCTCGAGTGCCATATCAAAGGCAATCCAAGATGCCAGCCTCCGACTCTTCGGCTTCAAGGTGGCGCCCGTTCGAGCGGCGCAGGGCCACTCGCCGCCCATGTATCAGCCTTTCCCGGCCTATCCGACCCCGTCCGCGCCGGTGGCCCTCATCGGGGATGGCAGGGGCAGCAGCCAgctggtcgacgaggacgtaCGAGCCAAGGATGCCATGGAGGAATACGCCGAGAGGAGCGACTGCGTCTATGGCTTCGCCGAAGTCAAGTACAAGCAGCTCGTTCCTctcgcgccgtcgatggaccACGGGCTCGGAGGCGTCACGGCCGatcagctcgccgaggaggaggacggtcTGACggtcgaagccgtcgtgtCCCTGTCGGAAGAGGCCCTGGTTCTCTACGTCAAATCGCTCGCGTTGCTGGCCCGGGCCATGGACATTGCCAGCGTCTGGTGGACCAAGAAGAGTCGAGGCGGTTCGAGCACGGGCGCGTCCGCGGCCGTGTCGGAGCAAGTGACGCAGAAGATCAACGCCATCGTCCAGTGGGTGCGGCAGCGCTTCAACGAGGTCTTGGAGAAGTCCGAGATTGTTCGTCTGAGGCTGACCGAGGCCCAgaggctgctgccgccggacCACCCGAGCCACCCGTCCAACCATGGGGAGGATTCCTTCGCGACCTCATCGGGTTCCAGCGCGAAGCAGGTGTTCCTCACGCCTGGCATCAGTGCCGAGATGCTCATGTACGATCGTGCTCTGGAGATGagccgggcggcggcaatCGACGAGGTGACGAACGAGAACCTGGCTGGCTGCAAGATCTCGTACGTTACGGCCATTCGTATGCTCGAGGCcgtgctcgaggccgacgacggctcctcgAGCCGCATGGCCGTCTCAGCTGGCAAGGAGGCTGCTCGCGGCACGAAGGAGCGCGACGGCGATCTCGACAGCGACGAAGAGGCGCATGTGCGAAAAA TGATAAAAATGATCACCGCCAGGCTCGCCTCAGTCACGAAGAAGCAGCAGATGATTGACGAGGCCAACAGCAAGGAGCAGCAGGCTCAGCTGCAGGCTCCGCAGCGTCAAAGCGGCGACGTGACGCCGCGCAGCGTCCCTTCCTACGGCTCGACCTGA
- a CDS encoding ornithine aminotransferase: MSLHLCLLNLPSSAPCIVPSSRPFAADNLLLAAAAPPVKVNRFASPQGSSRKIAGTMTPHANDAASRDGNSRFHASSTEEAIAVESECAAHNYHPLPVVFARAQGVNVWDPEGRHYLDFLSAYSAVNQGHCHPELVKALAEQAGRLTLSSRAFHNDVFPKWAEKIRQVFGYEMVLPMNTGVEAAETAIKIARKWAYKVKGVEQGKALVFCVTDNFHGRSMTAITLSTDPESKDNYGPYLPNIGAANPSNGKPIRFNNVSDLEEVLDAHGKHTAAFLVEPIQGEAGVVVPDEDYLPRVHELCKKHNVLLICDEIQTGIGRTGRMLASEWSGIKPDVVTLGKAISGGMYPVSAVMSTKEVMLVVEPGTHGSTYGGNPLGCAVSIRALELIEEENMIVNAERLGNLFRDGITALGSPIVKTVRGRGLLNAMVIDETATDGRTAWDLCLLLKSKGLLAKPTHGDIIRFAPPLVITETELRKGLSIIAEAIQELPTAEKSTGH, encoded by the exons ATGAGCCTGCACCTGTGCCTGCTCAacctcccctcctcggccccgtGCATCGTTCCGTCGAGCCGCCCGTTCGCCGCTGACAACTTGCTCCTCGCAGCCGCAGCACCGCCGGTCAAGGTCAACCGCTTCGCTTCGCCCCAAGGTTCGAGTCGGAAAATCGCCGGCACCATGACCCCCCACGCCAACGACGCGGCCTCTCGTGATGGCAACTCGCGCTTTcacgcctcgtcgacggaggaggcCATCGCCGTGGAGAGCGAGTGCGCCGCCCACAACTACCACCCGCTTcccgtcgtcttcgcccGCGCCCAGGGCGTCAACGTCTGGGACCCCGAGGGCCGCCACTACCTCGACTTCCTCTCGGCCTACAGCGCCGTCAACCAGGGTCACTGCCACcccgagctcgtcaaggcgctcgccgagcaggccggccgCCTCACCCTCAGCTCCCGAGCCTTCCACAACGACGTCTTCCCCAAGTGGGCCGAGAAGATCCGCCAGGTGTTTGGCTACGAGATGGTGCTGCCCATGAAcacgggcgtcgaggcggccgagacggccatcAAGATCGCCCGCAAGTGGGCCTACAAGGTCAAGGGCGTCGAGCAGGGCAAGGCTCTCGTCTTCTGCGTCACCGACAACTTCCACGGCCGATCG ATGACGGCCATCACGCTGTCGACGGATCCCGAGTCCAAGGACAACTACGGGCCCTACCTGCCCAACATCGGCGCCGCGAACCCGTCCAACGGCAAGCCGATCCGGTTCAACAACGTGTCCGATCTCGAGGAGGTGCTCGACGCTCACGGCAAGCACacggccgccttcctcgtcgagcccatccagggcgaggccggcgtcgtcgtgcccgaCGAGGACTACCTGCCGAGGGTGCACGAGCTCTGCAAGAAGCACAACGTCCTCCTCATCTGCGACGAGATCCAGACGGGCATCGGCCGCACCGGCCGCATGCTGGCCTCGGAGTGGTCCGGCATCAAGCCCGACGTGGTGACGCTCGGCAAGGCCATCTCGGGCGGCATGTACCCCGTCAGCGCCGTCATGAGCACCAAGGAGgtgatgctcgtcgtcgagcccggcACGCACGGATCCACCTACGGCGGCAATCCCCTCGGCTGCGCCGTCTCCATCCGCGCCCTCGAGCtcatcgaggaggagaaCATGATCGTCAACGCCGAGCGGCTCGGCAACCTGTTCCGCGACGGCATCACGGCCTTGGGGTCGCCCATCGTCAAGACGGTCCGCGGCAGGGGCCTCCTGAACGCCATGGTCATCGACGAGACGGCCACCGACGGTCGCACCGCCTGGGACCTATGCCTGCTGCTCAAGAGCAAGGGCCTCCTG GCCAAGCCGACGCACGGCGACATTATCCGATTCGCCCCGCCCCTCGTCATCACCGAGACGGAGCTCAGGAAGGGCCTGAGCatcatcgccgaggccatccaGGAGCTCCCGACGGCGGAGAAGTCGACGGGTCACTAG